Below is a genomic region from Streptomyces roseoviridis.
GCCGAGCCAGGTGCGGACGAGCCGGCCCTCCTCGCCGGCCCTGGCCGCGTCGTCCACGTACGCCACCGCGCGCGGGAAGCGGCGCCGCAGCGCGGCCAGGTTCTTCAGTCCGTCGCCGCTGGTCTGCCCGTAGATCGCGCCGAGCAGCGCCAGCTTGGCGTGCGCGCGGTCGCCGGAGAAGGCTCGGTCGGACAGGCGGGTGTACAGGTCGTCGGGGTGCCCGGCGACCTCCATGAGGCCCGGATCGCGGGAGATCGCGGCCAGTACCCGGGGCTCCATCTGGTCGGCGTCGGCGACGACGAGCCGCCAGCCCGGGTCGGCGACCACGGCCTGCCGGATCACCTTGGGGATCTGCAGCGCCCCGCCGCCGTTGGTGGTCCAGCGGCCGCTCACCGTCCCGCCGGGCAGGTACTCGGGGCGGAAGCGCCCGTCGCGCACCCAGTCCTGGAGCCAGGACCAGCCGTGCGCGGTCCAGATCCGGTACAGCTGCTTGTATGCGACGAGGGGCGCGACCGCCGGGTGGTCGATCTCCTCGAGCTCCCAGCGCCGGGTCGACCGCAACCGGATCCCGGCCTGCGCGAAGGCCCTCACCACGTCGGCGGGCAGGTCGGGCCGCACCCGCCGGCCGAACGCGGCCGACACCTCGTCCGCCAGCTCCGCGAGGCGGCGCGGCTCGCCGCCGCCCGCGTACCGCTCGCCCAGCAGGCCGTGCAGCACCTCCCGGTGCACGTCGGCCCGCCAGGGCAGCCCGGCCCGGTGCATCTCGGCGGCGACCAGCATGCCGGCCGACTCGGCGGCGGTCAGGAGCCGCATCCGGCCCGGGTGCTCCGCGCGGTCGTGCCGGCGCTGCTGCTCCGCGTACACCTGGATCAGGGCGTCGAAGGACAGGGGCGCGGCGGTGAGCGCCGGCTCGAAGAGGGAGTCCTGGGCTCTCGGCTCGGCGGCCCTCGGCAGCGGGTCGGGCGGCACCGGCTCGTGCCGCAGCCGGGCCCAGGCCGCGGCGGCGGAACGGGGCTCGCCGAGGCGCCCCTCATGGCCGAGGAGCAGCTGCTCGGCCACCTCCACGTCGTAGCACCGTTCCACCCGCACCCCCGCGTCGAGCAGCCGCGGATACACCTCGGAGGTGGCGCGCCACACCCACCGGGTGACGTCCGGCCGCGCCCGCACGGCCGCCACCAGATCGGGCTCCCGCCGCACCTCCCCGACGGGCCGCCCGTCG
It encodes:
- a CDS encoding bifunctional 3'-5' exonuclease/DNA polymerase, giving the protein MNERWALAPEPEGDGALLVALGGDGRPVGEVRREPDLVAAVRARPDVTRWVWRATSEVYPRLLDAGVRVERCYDVEVAEQLLLGHEGRLGEPRSAAAAWARLRHEPVPPDPLPRAAEPRAQDSLFEPALTAAPLSFDALIQVYAEQQRRHDRAEHPGRMRLLTAAESAGMLVAAEMHRAGLPWRADVHREVLHGLLGERYAGGGEPRRLAELADEVSAAFGRRVRPDLPADVVRAFAQAGIRLRSTRRWELEEIDHPAVAPLVAYKQLYRIWTAHGWSWLQDWVRDGRFRPEYLPGGTVSGRWTTNGGGALQIPKVIRQAVVADPGWRLVVADADQMEPRVLAAISRDPGLMEVAGHPDDLYTRLSDRAFSGDRAHAKLALLGAIYGQTSGDGLKNLAALRRRFPRAVAYVDDAARAGEEGRLVRTWLGRTSPRAVGADDDGEAGLPQAGGGDAVPGDGADGPDGYVPGYASTDARARGRFTRNFVVQGSAADWALLMLAALRRATVGLRAELVFFQHDEVIVHCPAEEAEAVAEAIRAAGDEAGRIAFGETPVRFPFTTATVERYSDAK